From the Pyramidobacter porci genome, the window GCAGCGTCATCAGCGGTCAGGATCCGCAGACCATCGTCTCGGAAGGCATCTGCATGGTGCCCGAAGGGCGGCGCGTCTTCCCCAATCTGACCGTGCGGGAAAACCTGCAGATCGGCGCCTACCTGCGCAGCGACGATCTGACGGCCGACCTCGAACACGTGTACGAGCTCTTCCCCCGTCTTGAAGAGCGTTCCTGGCAGATGGCCGGCACGCTCTCCGGCGGCGAACAGCAAATGCTGGCCGTCGGCCGCGCCCTGATGATGCGCCCCAAGGTGCTGATGATGGACGAACCCTCGCTGGGCTTGGCGCCGATCGTCATCCGCGACATCTTCAAGATCATCGAGACGCTGCACCGCGAGGGCATCACCATCCTGCTCGTCGAACAGAACGCCAACGTGGCGCTGAAAATCGCCGACTACGCCTTCGTCCTCGAGACCGGCTCGCTCGGCGTTCAGGGCAAGGGCAGCGACCTGCTCAACGACCCCGCCATCAAGGCGGCGTACCTCGGCAAGGCACGGTAGTTTATGCCGTTTCCCGATCGAAACGCCGAACCGCTTCCGGACCCTCCGGGGAA encodes:
- a CDS encoding ABC transporter ATP-binding protein → MSLLKIMDLKVSYGGIEALKGISFSVEKGQIVTLIGANGAGKSTTLRAISGLVPIKEGTITYDGSVISGQDPQTIVSEGICMVPEGRRVFPNLTVRENLQIGAYLRSDDLTADLEHVYELFPRLEERSWQMAGTLSGGEQQMLAVGRALMMRPKVLMMDEPSLGLAPIVIRDIFKIIETLHREGITILLVEQNANVALKIADYAFVLETGSLGVQGKGSDLLNDPAIKAAYLGKAR